Below is a window of Synchiropus splendidus isolate RoL2022-P1 chromosome 9, RoL_Sspl_1.0, whole genome shotgun sequence DNA.
GGGCTGATGATTGAAGATGGAAATGATCTTGGCCAAATGTTGACCATTTCAGAAACGGTTATATTTGTCTGGAGGTTATGAATTCCTTTTAGCCTTGTAGTAAACTGTTCGTGTTGGTTTTATCAAGGTTCTTCTTCTGTGCTATTTTAAAGCCATGGAATTCACCTGGAATATCAAACGTTGGAGATGAGGTCAAAGCCAGTTTCGCAGAGACTCAAGAACCAGAGATGGTTCAGATGGGGCTTTGAATATGTAGGCAGGGGCTGAACTTTCTTTGATttgattattatattttttggcTGTGAAAAACTCTGACCTCCACATTTTAGGACACATTTCCCTTTGTTGATTTTGATCCTCAACCTTTGGccaagagtgagtgagtgaatgaataaatgaatgaaacacgCTAGACTATAAAgacacagttgtttttttttattggaaatgtttcttttaacTATTTAGTTTGACTCTATGGATGTGCAATATGAAGATTAACTTCCAAATGATGGAAGACTACCTTATGTTGCCCTTAAGTGACATTGTGTTCCAGCTAAATCTCAAGTTAATCCGCTGAATAGTTCTGACACCGCAACACTGCTGTTGAACCATCATTCGTGGTTTGAAGTGCCACAGGCTTCCTCCTCACTCTCCAACGTCTTGTCAGTTTGCTGTTATTCTGAAACTCACTCTTAGTGATGACGGCGCACTAAGGTAAGAGGGTTCACGTTTGTGTTTGATCAGCTACAGATTGGTTAGTTTGGGCAGGCTCTTTCACTTGCGACAATATTTGGGCTTCATCACCATTATTTGAACATTGGCTGATCACTTGGGGGACAAACAGTTGTTTGTTAAATAACGTGTAAGACTTTCATTTCAGCAGTGACGTTGTAAACACGATTCTGCTATGATTATCACATTAATGTGAATTTGCTGATGCCCATGCAGGATCTGATGGTGGGAGATGAAGCCAGTGAACTGCGCTCCATGCTGGAGGTGAACTACCCCATGGAGAACGGCATCGTCAGGAACTGGGACGACATGAAGCACTTGTGGGACTACACCTTCGGCCCGGAGAAGCTCAACATCGACTCCCGCAACTGCAAGATCCTGCTGACGGAGCCGCCCATGAACCCGACCAAGAACCGAGAGAAAATCATAGAAGTAATTGCTTTCTGTTGTCTGTCATCATCATGACACCAGTTAATAATTTACACACTGCTCATAAACGATGGCTGTCCATCTTACGTAACTgcagtttttttcagttttgtggGCTGCACTCAAGTGTGTTTCTCTCTCAACAGGTGATGTTTGAGAACTACCAGTTTTCTGGAGTCTACATCGCCATTCAAGCCGTGCTGACACTCTATGCTCAAGGTACatgaaaaagcatttcatttcaagtgtTCCTAAGAGTTGGAAGGTGGCCCAGGGGACGTAGTGTTGTCCTACTTCTTCTGTAATTTATTCATGCTGTTGCGATAATGAAGCCGTCAGGATTGAGTGGCAGCAAGGAaatctgagattttttttcaatgcaccCTAATCCCAGAAAAGAACTTTCCATCACTTGTTCACCTCATCTTATTACCTTGCATATAACAAGGCTTCTTCCTCAGGAATTGAACCGaatgatcattatttttatttttcgtgCCATTGGAGGCTTGTAAAAGACTGTTTGAATCCAGTTACTTCTGCCATTACATGTATTGTCTAACAATTACACCTCTTCCTGAGTGACCAAGTCCGGTTCCAGATGAATGACATCTTTCATAAACTTGTCTTTCACTCTGCATTATCCTCACGCTTTTCCAGATAAGCTGTGTGCTGGTGAAGAGcacatttgttttaattattaGAACTCGTCTGTTTACTTAATTCTTGACGTTTTTAGAGTGATTTGAATAACTGAGCTCAGAGAGAGTTTAGAGGAGGCACCTTAAGTTGTTGTTTTACTATTGAATTTGAGTATTCACAAACATAATTAATGAAGCTATTGACATGAGACTTATTCTTGCATGTCCCCATTAGATTCTCACACCTTTGTTAAATAGGGCACAAATATTAGCTCGGCGCGACGCCACTTTCCGCGCTGGGTGCCAGGCTGTCTAGACATGAACTTAATATTAGATTGTTCCAGAGGCCACAGATGTCGTGACGGTGTCGTTTAGTTCAGATTAACTCCGGAGCTATTTACTCATCACACAACCACCCgtgagagtgtttgtttttccttcacgCTGTTTTGCACTTTCTTGTCGACAGTGGGACTCAAGTTTATTGTTGAGATCATCTCTGAGTCCCGTGTGTTTGCTTAGCTTTCACCACTGAAACTTGCCAACTTGCTGTCCTCCGGCTGCATCTGTGTTTCTCAATAGCCATATTTGTGTCTTCCAGGTCTTCTCACTGGTGTGGTGGTGGACTCTGGAGATGGGGTCACTCACATCTGTCCAGTGTACGAAGGCTTCAGTCTGCCTCATCTGACCCGACGTCTGGACATTGCCGGCAGAGACATCACTCGCTACCTCATTAAGGTATCCTGTGACGGTTACATTTCCTTATGGTGCCACCTCAGTTGATGTCTAACCaaccacctctctctctctctgtctctctctctcgtggaTCATCAAACTTTTCCCTGACCGTGTGTCTCTGTGCAGTTGTTGCTGCTGAGAGGTTATGCTTTCAATCACTCTGCCGACTTTGAGACGGTGCGCATGATGAAAGAGAAGCTCTGCTATGTGGGCTACAACATcgagcaggagcagaagctggCGCTCGAGACCACTGTGCTTGTGGAGTCGTACACTGTGagtcttttcattttcacacaccGACGATACAGCGGTGACCATGTCTCATGCACTAGTTACACTAATGTCATATAATTCACAATGAAcgtaacattcattcattccttcatgtatgaaaataaaggtttttgTCAGTCATGAAGAGTTGAACACACAACTTGAATGCTTGAAGGTGCTGTTCCAGATGTGCTGACAGTCCCAGCCTGATGGTCCCTAAGTTGGATGAATGGCTCCAGATGTGGTTTGAAGAATTCACATTTGAATCTCTGGCTATAAAACTTGTTGTGGCATTTGTGACGTCGCTGAAACTGTTTGTTTCTCCATCTTCGCTACGTTGACCCACATTTTGCCACATAATTATCAAGTCACTTCTCAAGGCTGATGGGTAGCGCTGGGTTTTTAATCACATGACCGTGTCCTACCTGCTGATTGGTATCTGTGTCACAAAGTCAGCGAATCAGAGCTTCTTTTACTCTTTTCTTTTTACTCTCTGTCGATCCAGAGTAGCTGTGGCTGATTTACTGTCCATGCTTCATACTATTGTCAGAAACACATTGTCGCTAATGTTGTACATGATGTTTTCCTCCTATTGTTGGTCGTTATATGCATGAAAGGCAAATGGCAGTTTAAAGTTGAAGAGTATTTTTAATGTAGATGCTCCTGCCAAATTGAAGATTGTCACTAGAAATCAAAACGTTTTAAACTGGAGAAATATTTGGCCAAAATATTCTGTGGTCACTGCAACAccaatgtttttcttcatcatgaACTAAAACGGTTACCTTCTTGGTACATGGTTTGTTATCTTGGTTCCTTCAGTCCTTATCCCTTGTTTGAAGGCTGGTGGCTCTAATTCTGCAAATGAAATGAGTCATTAGGTGTTGGACAGTTTTTTGTGTTTACATGACGGATAGATGTCGCATTAGTTGTGTATATTTGTAGGTCAATTCTGATTGTAGTGTCATGTTCCTGCAGGCTGCAAATCATGACCATATGTTGACCTATGATCATGAGTACTATTGAGGAATTGTATTGCAAACCGTTTCTTTGACTAAAGCTCTTGGTGGCGGCTGCTCCTGATGAGGATGCTGTATTCAACATTGTGAAGGTCTCTCAAGCTGCACATTTGTTCAGCTATTAAGAAGTGTCTAAGCAGCTGGTTTGGAAATCCTAGCTTAATGTGATTTTTGTCAGCTTCAGATTGTGGGCTATTTTTTTGGGGGTGGCTACAGAATCAAGAAGTGTAGGAGGGCCACCATCCTTGTCTGGGTCTGACCCAGTCAGTTCGTATTGCTAACACACAGAAAGTGACCTTCAGAACCTCAGACCACTAAACCCCATCCTCAAAGCTCACTTTGTTCGACAAGCTGTGTGTTTTTATGTTAGAACTTGGCTTATTTTTGAGCTAATAGTATCAAAAAGCGAGGAATAAGGAAATCCCTTCAGCTGTTTAACGTCCATCTGAAGTTTACTGATTATTAAAGAGTCAAGTGCAATCTCTGAAAAGGCATTAAAACCTTCAAAGCTTGACTCAAACATGAGCCGTAGGTGGATGTTTTATTGGACACCATTTTGTCTTGTGTCTGTATTTAATTAGAGCACTTCCCTACTACCCTCTGGGGCGTCTGGTCTGCACGTGTCCACGAGGTCCTTGTTTCTTCGAGTTCTAGTCTAACTCTGTGGTCCTGGACCTGCCATAGCTGCTGCTGTAACCGGACCTGctcctccagagctgagctgatcACCACGTGCTTCTGACCAACCCGGTTTCCCCCGAACCCAGTGGAGGAGCAGACGTGCTTTTCTTTCCAACATCCTCTCCCCGTAGAGCGGCCGCAGAACCCAAACGGCCGAGCCCACGTCTGTGTTAGTGCACGCCTTAGCGATCGCATGTTGCGTCTCTGAGCTCACTGTGACCGTGTGTTTGGgtgactgtgtgtctgtgtgtgttttacatgCGTAAACATACATGCGTTCGTGCGAGACAAGGAGGGCAATGTCAGCGTAGCCCAATAGTCCTGGATCACGAGTTACATCATTTCCTGTGCAGCCGGTTCTGTGGTGGCGGCTGGGCTTCACTGCATCCCGCTGCCCTCAGCTGAATGAAGTCTTTTTATAGACACGCACACATGTTCACCCGCACTCCAGCTACACCGTGATCACACTATTGAGGATATTTCACTGTGAGCAAAAATGAATTCTCTCTAACTTTTCTCACCATTTTTCAGAGCCATCCTTCGGTTCTTGGTTTCAGAGCGCTCATTCAATCTTTTTCACTTCCTCCCACTCTGCTCCAGCTGCCAGATGGCCGTGTGATCAAGGTGGGAGGGGAGCGGTTTGAAGCCCCGGAGGCTCTGTTCCAGCCCCACCTCATCAACGTGGAGGGCGTCGGAGTGGCTGAGCTGCTCTTCAACACCATCCAGGCGGCCGACATAGACACCAGGTGAGGTCGCCGCTCTGAGCTCAATGAGAGTGTTGTACTCTCTtgtaacattttttgtttttcattttgtgcatttttttcaatataaattatttaactAATATTTTACCCTTTTCTCCCCCATctaaaaataaagttatttttttcccttccttcatatttcaattttaaagtAGCACTTTATATAATTTCCATGTCCTTTTCTCCGAGCGTGGACCCAAACGCCACTAGTTTGGGCCAGGTGAGGCTGCATGTAAATCCCaaataatatacagtatgtgtatTCATTTATGGGAGCAAGATTCTCACCGATTGTCTGCTGCTTTGTCATGACTAATGCGtcatgaattatattttcatgAGTCGCAGTAATAAAACCAAATGTCCCAGCCAAGGTGAGTGTGATTGGTGGGGTTTGGGGCTGTTAATCCACTACTTTATTTATCCATCCTTGGCTGGGGTTATTTATTGCAGCAGCCTTTTGTGATGATGCCCGTTTCTGCCACTGACAGGCCCGAGTTCTACAAACACATTGTGCTGTCGGGAGGATCCACCATGTACCCGGGTCTGCCCTCCCGCCTGGAGAGGGAACTCAAGCAGCTTTATCTAGAGCGTGTGCTGAAGGGAGACGTGGACAAGCTTTCGGTGAGAAACCAACTTACCATAGTCAACTTTATACATGTATCACCACATGAAGATGTACCGATTGGGAGCatgtatttcaatttcataataGTGTCTACACATCATCGTTTgggagataaagaaaaaaatgcagctgCTGAGTGCTGAAGACTTGCAGTTCTCGGTGCTTGCCAACAGAGGGTGCCAGAGGTTAAGTAACAATGAAACGTGGTGCCGCTGATCTGGCCCTCACCTTGCTGGTTAATGAATGCTCCAAAAACTTGAGCTCGTGTGCGTTGTTCCGCCTGCAGTGGTCACACTAAGGAAAAGTCGTGAGGTGACGCAGCCCTTGCTGCCACAGACAGTGAAAAGTGATCACCTGATCTTGGCCTTTGAAAGCCAAGTGTTTTGAATCATTAGCTCGGTTGTGTTGCTGCCACAAGTGTAACGTACAGACCTGCACAATTACTATTTTGTCCTCCAAGTTTAACAACACTGATTCATGTCTGTCCCCTTGACAAACACGGTGAAGATTCAGGCCATGTCCAACACATTACCAAAGACAGAGCCTCATAAGGAAAAATCTGCGTCCACACACTCGGTGACAGGGGTGTGGCATGTGCTGTTGCTCTCTCAGAAACGGAGAAGACGGTGTGGCCGAGCACCAACACCTCAGGACGAACACAGACATGGAGAGCGAGATGAGATACACAGTCATAACACGTCACAACGTTTAAGTGTTGCAGAACCAGTGCGACCCTTGTTGTGGTGACTTTCAGGGTGAGGTCAGAGGCTGTGACATCATGGTTCTGGTTTGGTCCAAAGGAAGCAGAAGCGAATAACCGAGGTTTTCAAATCGATCCGATCATCTCAGGTGCGGACTTCAGTCATCTGCAGTCATTTCATGGAAGTGAAAGTCACAACATGTGTTTGCTGCTCTGACACGTGGCTGACAGGATCTTAATCCAGGGCAGTGCTTGTCACCCGACTTGCATCAGAGAAGTTCCTCCACCTCTCTCTATTTTACCTCTGTGGAAAGAGTCTGGAGGTCGTCGTGTCACGGCTGCTGTTGACTCTCAGACTGAGACACGCTGTCATTTGCTGTTCCACCTTGTGTTCGTCTCTGTAGAACTTTCAGATTTGAAGGATCAGAACCACCGTGTTTAGAGAAGGGAGCAGGGAGGGGAACACACAGAAAAGTGGGCACACAGGTCCCCGAAAATGAAGGGCCACGTGACGGTGGTGAGCGAGTCTGAGGCGCATCACCTGAGCGAGTGTTTGGCCAGGCTCCGGCTTGCCTGCTCGTCTTTCATGAGTCTGCGTGTGTTGGAGAGCAAACATGGCGTGCCTCGCCTGGGAAGTGTGTGGCATGTAAATGAGCTGGCGTGGCGAAGCGGCTCCAGCGTCAGCTGACATGCTTTTAATGAATGACTTTCAGGTGTCGATCAGGTTGGAGCTGCTCCTGTGCAATGAAAGCAAGGCGTCATTTACATCATCACATGCGTTTAGTCGACTGATCCTTCTGGTTCCGCCTCAGTCTTCCTGCTGGATCACGATGTTTGACTGGCTTGTTGGTTCAGCCTTTGGGCCAGGAAGTTATGACAGTTGATTCGCCAGCGCTGACTAATTCCGATTGGAATAAACAAACACCTGAGTTCACACCTTTGGACCAAGTACCAAGGGTTTCAGCGCATGCCCTCCCTACATGATGGATATATAGGTGTTCAGTCGTGCAGGTTCCTCCTGGTACCCCCTCACTCCATCACACTACTGCCGTTTGAGGCTGAAATAGGACACTTTCTGAATTTTCTAAACCTCTGAGAAAATCGGAAAACTATTATATTGGAGgatctttttaagtggtgaatgtCTTGGTAAGAGAATTGAGATTTCAAGGCACTGTTTACATGGtactttttcaaaatgttttgtttattttggggACAAAAACAAGACTTTGAGGCCCTGAGACCAAGTCCAATGTGGAGGATGAtaccaagaccgagaccaaactgaacacaaaacacactattGTACTGCTTTGTGCCACCATTTCAGTTCTTGGTTTATTTTGAACAAATGACGTTTCTTTCACGGTTAGAAATAAACCTGTGTCTGTGTGGCTAATAGACTtgggtttcttttttatttttataatgattgtttattgattttacatgGATCAGTCAGAACAGCTCAACAGTGTCACGTCATGATAAGACAGAGTAAATCAAAGTGTTGAAGTCGACCAGTGTCCTTGATAATCATAAGTGCACTGACATGTTCATAGCTGTAAAATTACATAAAGGTGTATGTACAAGTatactgaaaataaaacctgCAAAAAAAGGACGTAACAAAGGCGAGACAGACCACCCGGTCTGCatcgacacacacacccacctcCAATGTTATGCTCAATCATACACTTGATCAAGTTGAACAGTAATGATGGCGCTTTGTTGTTAAGGCACAACAGTCAGATCCATTTTGCTCGCATAAGTCAGGAATGAtcccccattttttttaaaatttagaGCTGGATATAGACTTGGGTGTCTGTATTCAGCTTGGTCTTGGCCTCACATCTCCTCATTGGTCTCGACTTCAACACCAGCTGGTCCTGAACCTTCTTCAGGTCCTTGTCTGCTGTTGACTGGACTGGAATCATCCACCCCTCGGATGAGTCCGAAGGATGGCTGAACCCCATCTGTCCCGTGGTCTCCCTTCCTCAGACATGACCGGAGATCACTCGAGTGCATAACCCTTCTACGGTCAGGTCATGTCCCGCCTAGTGAAAGAGGTCTATCCAAGTCGGCGTGACCACAGACCCGTGGTCTGCTCCCAgcgacagctgctgcagactaACCTGCGGGTGACTCCGCCTCCTCCAGTCTCTCACCcctctcctgtctgtctgtcttcagaaaTTTAAGATCCGCATCGAAGACCCGCCGCGGCGAAAGCACATGGTGTTCCTGGGCGGAGCCGTGCTGGCCGACATCATGAAGGACAAGGACAACTTCTGGCTGACCCGGGAGGAGTACCAGGAGAAAGGAGTCCGCGTGCTGGAAAAACTTGGAGTCACCGTTAGATAAAGCACTGAGCGGACAG
It encodes the following:
- the LOC128764506 gene encoding actin-related protein 2-A, producing MDSQGRKVVVCDNGTGFVKCGYAGSNFPEHIFPALVGRPIIRSTAKVGNIEIKDLMVGDEASELRSMLEVNYPMENGIVRNWDDMKHLWDYTFGPEKLNIDSRNCKILLTEPPMNPTKNREKIIEVMFENYQFSGVYIAIQAVLTLYAQGLLTGVVVDSGDGVTHICPVYEGFSLPHLTRRLDIAGRDITRYLIKLLLLRGYAFNHSADFETVRMMKEKLCYVGYNIEQEQKLALETTVLVESYTLPDGRVIKVGGERFEAPEALFQPHLINVEGVGVAELLFNTIQAADIDTRPEFYKHIVLSGGSTMYPGLPSRLERELKQLYLERVLKGDVDKLSKFKIRIEDPPRRKHMVFLGGAVLADIMKDKDNFWLTREEYQEKGVRVLEKLGVTVR